Proteins encoded by one window of Streptomyces sp. NBC_01477:
- a CDS encoding ATP-binding protein, producing the protein MDDWAEIPVGRAAAGDPPAASTTAPATDPASDPSSATGAAPVFASRKPRRSLDDLVVSAEVRERVELALRQLDHHEVLYHEWNLSRIDPDRTGTAVNFYGPPGTGKSLAAEAVAHHRGVPLIDVSYAEIESKYVGDTPKNIVACFREAQREQAVLVFNEADSILGSRLSNVTQSSDHSVNVSRAVMLSQLDQFDGLVVFTTNFPRNYDAAFVRRILVHVRFDLPDEPTLRRLWAALVPDEVPRGEPLDLDRLAAACAGLAGGDLVNAVKAGAGRAVVRTGADRVLRTEDLLAELAVLRQAKAEVGKPADGGPRVVSVEHLERMPEQG; encoded by the coding sequence ATGGACGACTGGGCCGAGATCCCCGTCGGGCGCGCCGCCGCCGGCGACCCGCCCGCGGCGAGCACCACCGCCCCTGCCACCGACCCCGCTTCCGACCCTTCTTCCGCCACCGGGGCCGCCCCGGTGTTCGCCTCCCGCAAGCCCCGCCGCTCCCTGGACGACCTGGTGGTCTCCGCCGAGGTACGCGAGCGCGTCGAGCTGGCGCTGCGCCAGCTCGACCACCACGAGGTGCTCTACCACGAGTGGAACCTGAGCCGGATCGACCCCGACAGGACCGGAACGGCCGTCAACTTCTACGGCCCGCCCGGCACCGGCAAGTCGCTGGCCGCAGAAGCCGTCGCGCACCACCGCGGCGTCCCGCTGATCGACGTCAGCTACGCCGAGATCGAGTCCAAGTACGTCGGCGACACCCCGAAGAACATCGTCGCCTGCTTCCGCGAGGCCCAGCGCGAGCAGGCGGTACTGGTCTTCAACGAGGCGGACTCCATCCTGGGCAGCCGGCTCAGCAACGTCACCCAGAGCTCCGACCACAGCGTCAACGTGTCGCGGGCCGTGATGCTCTCCCAACTCGACCAGTTCGACGGGCTGGTGGTCTTCACCACCAACTTCCCGCGTAATTACGACGCGGCGTTCGTCCGCCGCATCCTGGTGCACGTACGGTTCGACCTGCCGGACGAGCCGACGCTCCGCCGGCTGTGGGCCGCGCTGGTGCCCGACGAGGTGCCGCGCGGCGAGCCGCTGGACCTCGACCGGCTCGCCGCGGCCTGCGCGGGACTGGCCGGCGGCGACCTGGTCAACGCCGTCAAGGCGGGCGCAGGCCGGGCGGTGGTGCGCACCGGCGCTGACCGGGTCCTGCGCACCGAGGACCTGCTGGCCGAACTCGCCGTACTGCGGCAGGCCAAGGCGGAGGTCGGCAAACCGGCCGACGGCGGGCCGCGGGTGGTGTCCGTGGAGCACCTGGAGCGGATGCCCGAGCAGGGCTGA
- a CDS encoding alpha-hydroxy acid oxidase gives MTGGEPALPAVLAELREKARARLDPVHWDFYEGGAGTETALTENARAFCRLALLPRVLRGTGPADTRVTLPGARALTPVVVAPTAFHTLAHPDGERATARAAAAAGAVLITSMAATTAVAEVTAAARSVREDAAVWFQLYLQPDPATTDALVRRAERAGCTALVVTVDSPVFGRRTRDDRNGFHDLPAGHRTENMLDLPGAPPGGSRDIAMSPALSWDDLRRLRDRHGLPVLLKGVLHPEDARLAVEEGMAGVIVSNHGGRQLDAAPAAVEALPRVADAVAGRIPVLLDGGVRAGCDVVTALALGATAVAVGRPVLWGLAAEGEDGVARVLAELRDDTSHVLTLCGAADCAGPTRDQVVARGPRGVAGC, from the coding sequence GTGACCGGCGGCGAGCCCGCCCTCCCCGCCGTGCTCGCCGAGCTGCGGGAGAAGGCCAGGGCCCGGCTCGACCCGGTGCACTGGGACTTCTACGAGGGCGGCGCGGGCACGGAGACCGCCCTGACCGAGAACGCCAGGGCCTTCTGCCGACTGGCCCTGCTGCCGCGCGTGCTGCGCGGCACGGGTCCCGCCGACACCCGCGTCACGCTGCCCGGCGCCCGCGCGCTGACGCCCGTCGTGGTCGCGCCCACCGCGTTCCACACCCTCGCCCACCCGGACGGCGAGCGCGCCACCGCCCGCGCGGCCGCCGCCGCGGGCGCGGTGCTGATCACCTCGATGGCCGCCACCACGGCGGTGGCCGAGGTGACGGCGGCGGCCAGGTCCGTACGCGAGGACGCGGCCGTGTGGTTCCAGCTCTACCTCCAGCCCGACCCCGCGACGACGGACGCCCTGGTCCGGCGGGCCGAACGGGCCGGCTGCACCGCGCTGGTGGTCACCGTCGACTCCCCCGTCTTCGGCCGCAGGACGCGCGACGACCGCAACGGCTTCCACGACCTGCCCGCGGGCCACCGCACGGAGAACATGCTCGACCTGCCCGGCGCGCCGCCCGGCGGCAGCCGGGACATCGCGATGTCGCCCGCGCTGTCCTGGGACGACCTGCGCAGGCTGCGCGACCGGCACGGACTGCCGGTCCTGCTCAAGGGGGTGCTGCACCCCGAGGACGCGCGGCTGGCCGTCGAGGAGGGGATGGCGGGCGTGATCGTGTCCAACCACGGCGGCCGCCAGCTCGACGCGGCACCCGCGGCCGTGGAGGCGCTGCCGCGGGTGGCCGACGCGGTGGCGGGCCGGATACCCGTCCTGCTCGACGGCGGGGTGCGCGCCGGCTGCGACGTGGTGACGGCGCTGGCGCTCGGCGCGACCGCCGTCGCCGTCGGGCGGCCCGTGCTGTGGGGGCTGGCCGCGGAAGGCGAGGACGGTGTGGCGCGGGTGCTGGCCGAACTGCGCGACGACACCTCCCATGTGCTGACCCTGTGCGGCGCCGCGGACTGCGCGGGGCCCACCCGGGACCAGGTGGTCGCCCGCGGCCCGCGGGGGGTGGCCGGATGCTGA
- a CDS encoding cation:proton antiporter encodes MSATELGTAFLLAVVVILVVCRGVTLLLRPVGQPPVVAEMIAGVLLGPSVLGLLLPSVEHHLFPAPLRPVLYVAGQLGLVLFMFQSGYEFRLDRMKAVARPAAMVSLAGIVTPLLLGVGLTWAVRDSVDTSPPGVPLHVTVLFVGVTLSITAFPMLARIIIERGLTGTVFGTISLAAGALDDVAAWIMLAGVVSLARGTSSALVLATAGAAGLVAVLAVLVRFRAPVLRATERLTTEQLLLVTLIALCAAAWYTDRIGLYAVFGAFSLGAAYPRSPRIDRTIESTAPLSGMLLLPLFFTYSGLNTDTGLLTDPSLLLFAAGCTLVAVVGKFGACWLAARLGGQPQGVALRIGTLMNARGLMQLIAINVGLADGIVSPSMFTVLVVVAVVTTVMATPLLAVWDRRDGGVPAAQADPVVAREQDAAAVAGIGGPPAADGA; translated from the coding sequence ATGTCCGCGACCGAACTGGGCACCGCTTTCCTGCTCGCCGTCGTCGTCATCCTGGTGGTCTGCCGGGGTGTCACCCTGCTGCTGCGGCCTGTCGGCCAGCCGCCGGTCGTCGCCGAGATGATCGCGGGGGTGCTGCTCGGCCCGTCCGTCCTCGGGCTGCTGCTGCCCTCGGTCGAACACCACCTCTTCCCGGCCCCGTTGCGGCCGGTGCTCTACGTGGCCGGGCAGCTCGGCCTGGTGCTGTTCATGTTCCAGTCGGGGTACGAGTTCCGGCTGGACCGGATGAAGGCGGTGGCCCGGCCCGCCGCGATGGTCTCCCTCGCGGGCATCGTGACTCCGCTGCTGCTCGGCGTCGGGCTCACCTGGGCGGTGCGCGACTCCGTGGACACCTCGCCGCCCGGTGTCCCGCTCCATGTGACTGTCCTCTTCGTCGGGGTCACCCTGTCGATCACCGCCTTCCCGATGCTCGCCAGGATCATCATCGAACGCGGCCTCACCGGCACCGTGTTCGGCACCATCTCGCTGGCCGCGGGCGCGCTCGACGACGTGGCGGCCTGGATCATGCTGGCCGGGGTGGTGAGCCTGGCGCGCGGCACCTCCTCGGCCCTGGTGCTGGCCACCGCGGGCGCCGCGGGGCTGGTGGCGGTCCTCGCCGTCCTGGTCAGGTTCCGCGCCCCGGTCCTGCGTGCGACCGAACGGCTGACCACCGAGCAGCTGCTGCTGGTGACCCTGATCGCGCTGTGCGCTGCCGCCTGGTACACCGACAGGATCGGCCTGTACGCGGTTTTCGGAGCCTTCAGCCTGGGCGCCGCGTATCCGCGCTCGCCCCGCATCGACCGGACGATCGAGAGCACCGCCCCGCTGAGCGGGATGCTGCTGCTGCCGCTGTTCTTCACCTACTCCGGCCTGAACACCGACACCGGCCTGCTGACCGATCCCTCACTGCTGCTGTTCGCGGCGGGCTGCACGCTGGTGGCCGTGGTGGGCAAGTTCGGCGCGTGCTGGCTGGCGGCGCGGCTGGGCGGGCAGCCGCAGGGGGTCGCGCTGCGGATCGGCACGCTGATGAACGCCCGCGGGCTGATGCAGCTCATCGCCATCAACGTCGGGCTGGCGGACGGGATCGTGTCACCCTCGATGTTCACCGTGCTCGTCGTGGTGGCGGTGGTGACCACTGTGATGGCCACCCCGCTGCTCGCGGTGTGGGACCGGCGGGACGGGGGCGTGCCCGCCGCGCAGGCCGATCCGGTCGTGGCCCGGGAGCAGGACGCGGCCGCGGTGGCGGGCATCGGCGGACCGCCGGCCGCCGACGGCGCGTGA
- a CDS encoding cytochrome P450: MLRKTGAAALALSTPYWLPKALIALRVRVFARVNGSEGVVVPNADVGPEHFAALYAHPAANGRSKGAGLSDLFWYWLSPGPEVHQEHLEPGPRYDAVARTTAAILAGTSADLSAAAARCAAHVLDEAVPGRVALVRLRDLMMPVWADFFHGLVFRESCPPHIRRLIVDNAEDVVNSLKNTRLRHMRRRDRLTRYLLGRLAAGEVPHRLPAELATPLDRAHYLQGTFFNTAVVQMSEAMAHLLLVLAEHPDVQRRLAAHPDDDHDLGNVMNETLRLFPLFGIAHRITSADIDLGEGVRYPAGTVLCFDYPAYHATGHTAPEVFDPGRWDRISLKDAHHIPFGVAANRPCPAWRLSPLVMRAVTREVLARFTLHSAVSHTRSIPHRAPCLLVARERTAPRRLVVPALAFLRLRDRWEDVGRSLLQLALGSWMVADARRLRMTQAWFAAHDTQGRPLDDGPAAGEGNAAVPAPGCPYHHG; this comes from the coding sequence ATGCTGAGGAAGACCGGCGCTGCTGCGCTCGCGCTGTCCACCCCGTACTGGCTGCCCAAGGCCCTGATCGCGCTGCGGGTCCGGGTATTCGCCCGGGTCAACGGGTCCGAGGGCGTCGTGGTGCCCAACGCCGACGTCGGCCCCGAGCACTTCGCCGCGTTGTACGCGCATCCGGCGGCGAACGGCCGCAGCAAGGGTGCAGGCCTGTCCGACCTGTTCTGGTACTGGCTCTCGCCGGGGCCCGAGGTCCACCAGGAGCACCTGGAGCCGGGGCCCCGCTACGACGCCGTGGCCCGGACCACCGCCGCGATCCTGGCCGGGACCAGCGCGGACCTGTCGGCCGCGGCGGCCCGCTGCGCCGCGCACGTGCTCGACGAGGCCGTCCCCGGCCGGGTCGCCCTGGTCCGGCTGCGCGACCTGATGATGCCGGTGTGGGCGGACTTCTTCCACGGCCTGGTCTTCCGCGAGTCATGCCCGCCGCACATCCGGCGGCTGATCGTGGACAACGCCGAAGACGTCGTCAACTCCCTGAAGAACACCCGGCTGCGTCACATGCGCCGCCGCGACCGGCTCACCCGCTACCTGCTGGGCCGCCTCGCGGCGGGCGAGGTGCCGCACCGGCTGCCCGCCGAACTCGCCACCCCGCTGGACCGCGCCCACTACCTGCAGGGCACCTTCTTCAACACCGCCGTCGTGCAGATGTCGGAGGCGATGGCGCACCTGCTGCTGGTGCTCGCCGAACACCCGGACGTACAGCGGCGGCTCGCCGCGCACCCGGACGACGACCACGACCTGGGCAACGTCATGAACGAGACGCTGCGGCTGTTCCCGCTGTTCGGCATCGCGCACCGGATCACCAGTGCCGACATCGACCTCGGCGAGGGGGTGCGCTACCCGGCGGGCACCGTCCTGTGCTTCGACTACCCCGCCTACCACGCCACCGGCCACACCGCCCCCGAGGTCTTCGACCCCGGCAGGTGGGACCGGATCTCGCTCAAGGACGCGCACCACATTCCCTTCGGGGTGGCCGCGAACCGGCCCTGCCCGGCCTGGCGGCTCTCCCCGCTGGTCATGAGGGCGGTGACCCGGGAGGTGCTGGCCCGCTTCACCCTGCATTCCGCGGTCTCCCACACCCGCTCCATCCCGCACCGGGCGCCCTGCCTGCTGGTCGCCCGCGAGCGGACGGCGCCACGCCGGCTGGTGGTCCCCGCGCTGGCCTTCCTGCGGCTGCGGGACCGCTGGGAGGACGTCGGCCGCAGCCTGCTGCAACTCGCCCTCGGCAGCTGGATGGTGGCGGACGCGCGGCGGCTGCGTATGACGCAGGCGTGGTTCGCCGCCCACGACACGCAGGGCCGCCCGCTCGACGACGGCCCGGCGGCAGGCGAGGGCAACGCGGCCGTGCCGGCGCCCGGTTGTCCGTACCACCACGGCTGA
- a CDS encoding CHAT domain-containing protein: protein MSGDAAAAASPGGRTPGALQWRDLSMDRRRSFERGTGGPRALAEAVNAARAARAAAEGDAPAARAMTAMLASHLQAWWQLTGEYQALLDAVALGREAAAGPGPGELDAHRNLCGALVQLFGRGGGDGLLTEAMEHGWRAVALAEALADADGRPLAACVANLTSALFWTYQYTQDRQPLDEAIRLAEHALDALAPDEPDRPVLRNNLSNLLRARHGLTADRADLDRAYEHAVAAAGSGDLVHLASAAAVGLYRYRSSGDLADVETARELCRRALAAAPPGDPRRAALHNMACAALQHLAGRRGDPELARQAADAARAAVGATPAAGHDRPGHLRNLAGALQLQARLSRDTAPLAEAVPVIEAALDALGPDHPDRADCRGALGEALLALYAGTGDERLVDAAVESARAALDETRRHPELRGTMLVTLSSALRTRHSVHRARPDLDEAITTAREAARRLGPTTFATGAWDAVSAAYGALTTLPELTPAQRLDALRAQTDAARRAADLTPSGDALHPHRTGMLGWILLRLAAHDGSAGTEALDRARGSLAALPPGTAAHASAALACGSALHHAVRTGHADPGPALAEAEQLLLGGLGTEAATASDRLGCARELARLRMTTGRPGAALAAVTRAVDLLPATVPGELARGGRERGLEVHGGLSAEVVAIAVAAGRPDRAVALLERARGVLLTEELAGRRARGGRPARPAPHPADRPAGAAAGAATVPPESAAAGVAVARRAVADAEQRRRDWSAQVRRSAGAGRERPRGDGAVVVTAGAAGGHALIIRRNRVRAVELPLLREAEAVGHALRLSGEPTQRELLDTLGWLWEAATEPVLRELAPRPGARVWWCPTGPLAALPLHAAGRDGDGVMDRVVSSYTPTVRMLEHARAGLRRAERSGAARAVVVAVPDEPGAEVLPQVRAEAEAIARLLPGTRVLLGGQAGYEAVAAALPEGGVAHFACHAFSDPAVPAASGIALASGGGRPALTLADLSALDLPAAQLAYLSACETGRTRLGLADEAVHLAAGFQLAGYPQVIATLWTVSDRIAARIAREVYQGSVRDGRLSARRVPGALHEAVQRVRQRWPRAPELWAGHQHYGA from the coding sequence GTGTCCGGCGACGCGGCAGCGGCGGCCAGCCCCGGCGGGCGGACGCCGGGGGCGCTCCAGTGGCGTGACCTCAGCATGGACCGGCGGCGCAGCTTCGAGCGCGGGACGGGCGGGCCGCGGGCACTCGCCGAGGCCGTCAACGCCGCCCGGGCCGCCCGCGCGGCCGCCGAGGGCGACGCTCCGGCCGCGCGGGCGATGACCGCGATGCTGGCCTCCCACCTCCAGGCATGGTGGCAGCTGACCGGCGAGTACCAGGCCCTGCTGGACGCCGTGGCCCTGGGCCGGGAGGCCGCCGCGGGACCGGGCCCGGGCGAACTCGACGCCCACCGCAATCTGTGCGGAGCCCTGGTCCAGCTGTTCGGGCGGGGCGGCGGCGACGGCCTGCTCACCGAGGCGATGGAGCACGGATGGCGGGCCGTCGCACTCGCCGAGGCACTCGCCGACGCCGACGGACGGCCGCTCGCCGCCTGCGTCGCCAACCTGACCTCCGCGCTCTTCTGGACGTACCAGTACACCCAGGACCGGCAGCCGCTCGACGAGGCGATCCGGCTCGCCGAGCACGCCCTCGACGCGCTCGCGCCGGACGAGCCCGACCGGCCCGTGCTGCGGAACAACCTGTCCAACCTGCTGCGCGCCAGGCACGGCCTGACCGCCGACCGCGCCGACCTCGACCGCGCGTACGAGCACGCCGTGGCCGCCGCCGGCAGCGGGGATCTCGTCCACCTCGCGAGCGCAGCGGCGGTCGGCCTGTACCGCTACCGGAGTTCCGGCGATCTCGCCGACGTCGAGACGGCGCGGGAGCTGTGCCGCCGCGCCCTCGCCGCCGCGCCGCCCGGCGACCCCCGCCGCGCAGCCCTCCACAACATGGCCTGCGCCGCATTGCAGCACCTGGCCGGGCGCCGCGGCGACCCCGAACTCGCCCGGCAGGCCGCGGACGCCGCCAGGGCCGCGGTCGGGGCGACCCCCGCAGCCGGCCACGACCGCCCCGGCCATCTGCGCAACCTGGCGGGCGCGCTGCAACTACAGGCCCGCCTGAGCCGCGACACCGCCCCGCTCGCCGAGGCCGTCCCCGTCATCGAGGCGGCCCTTGACGCCCTCGGCCCCGACCACCCCGACCGGGCCGACTGCCGCGGCGCCCTGGGCGAGGCGCTGCTCGCCCTCTACGCCGGTACCGGCGACGAGCGACTGGTCGACGCCGCCGTGGAGTCCGCCCGGGCGGCCCTCGACGAGACCCGCAGGCACCCCGAACTGCGCGGGACAATGCTGGTGACCCTCAGCTCCGCGCTGCGCACCCGGCACTCCGTCCACCGCGCGCGCCCCGACCTCGACGAAGCGATCACCACCGCCCGCGAGGCCGCCCGCCGCCTCGGCCCCACGACCTTCGCCACCGGCGCCTGGGACGCGGTGTCCGCCGCCTACGGCGCGCTCACCACGCTGCCCGAACTCACCCCCGCGCAGCGGCTCGACGCCCTCCGCGCGCAGACCGACGCCGCCCGCCGGGCAGCCGACCTCACCCCGTCCGGCGACGCGTTGCATCCGCACCGCACCGGCATGCTCGGCTGGATCCTGCTGCGCCTGGCCGCCCACGACGGCTCCGCCGGCACCGAGGCCCTCGACCGGGCCCGCGGCTCGCTCGCCGCCCTGCCGCCCGGCACCGCGGCCCACGCCTCCGCCGCGCTGGCCTGCGGCAGCGCCCTCCACCACGCCGTCCGCACCGGGCACGCCGACCCCGGACCCGCGCTGGCCGAGGCCGAGCAGCTGCTCCTCGGCGGTCTCGGCACCGAGGCCGCCACCGCCTCCGACCGCCTCGGCTGCGCCCGCGAACTCGCCCGCCTGCGGATGACCACCGGCCGGCCGGGCGCGGCGCTGGCGGCCGTCACGCGGGCCGTCGACCTGCTGCCCGCCACCGTCCCCGGCGAACTCGCCCGGGGCGGCAGGGAACGCGGCCTGGAGGTGCACGGCGGCCTGTCCGCGGAGGTGGTGGCGATCGCCGTCGCCGCGGGCCGCCCCGACCGGGCCGTCGCCCTGCTGGAACGGGCGCGCGGCGTCCTGCTGACCGAGGAGCTGGCCGGACGGCGTGCGCGGGGAGGCCGCCCGGCCCGGCCTGCGCCGCACCCGGCGGATCGGCCCGCCGGTGCCGCGGCCGGTGCCGCGACCGTGCCCCCCGAGAGCGCCGCCGCCGGGGTGGCCGTCGCGCGGCGGGCCGTGGCGGACGCAGAACAGCGCCGGCGGGACTGGTCGGCACAGGTGCGCCGCTCGGCCGGGGCCGGGCGCGAACGGCCCCGCGGCGACGGGGCGGTGGTGGTCACCGCCGGAGCGGCGGGCGGGCACGCGCTGATCATCCGGCGGAACCGGGTGCGAGCGGTGGAGCTGCCGCTGCTGCGCGAGGCGGAGGCCGTGGGGCACGCGCTGCGGCTGAGCGGCGAACCCACGCAGCGCGAACTCCTCGACACGCTCGGCTGGTTGTGGGAGGCGGCCACAGAACCGGTGCTGCGCGAGCTCGCCCCGCGCCCCGGCGCGCGGGTCTGGTGGTGCCCGACCGGGCCGCTCGCCGCGCTGCCGCTGCATGCCGCCGGACGCGACGGCGACGGGGTGATGGACCGGGTGGTGTCCTCGTACACACCGACCGTGCGGATGCTGGAGCACGCCAGGGCCGGGCTGCGGCGCGCCGAACGGTCGGGCGCGGCCCGGGCGGTGGTGGTCGCGGTGCCCGACGAGCCGGGCGCCGAGGTGCTGCCGCAGGTGCGGGCCGAGGCCGAGGCCATCGCGCGGCTGCTGCCGGGAACCCGGGTGCTGCTCGGCGGGCAGGCCGGGTACGAGGCGGTGGCGGCGGCGCTGCCGGAGGGCGGTGTGGCGCACTTCGCCTGCCACGCGTTCAGCGACCCGGCGGTGCCCGCGGCCAGCGGCATCGCGCTCGCCTCCGGCGGCGGCCGGCCCGCGCTCACCCTGGCCGACCTGTCCGCACTCGACCTGCCCGCAGCGCAGTTGGCGTACCTGTCGGCGTGCGAGACCGGCCGGACCCGGCTGGGCCTGGCCGACGAGGCGGTGCACCTGGCGGCGGGCTTCCAGCTGGCCGGCTACCCGCAGGTGATCGCCACGCTGTGGACGGTCAGCGACCGGATCGCCGCCCGGATCGCCCGCGAGGTCTACCAGGGCTCGGTACGCGACGGGCGCCTGTCGGCCCGCCGTGTCCCCGGGGCGCTGCACGAGGCGGTGCAGCGGGTACGGCAGCGCTGGCCGCGGGCGCCCGAGCTGTGGGCGGGCCACCAGCACTACGGGGCCTGA
- a CDS encoding polymorphic toxin-type HINT domain-containing protein, with the protein MTSGAVTSALAVSTAYNIDGAQQFVKTPAAGGLPSEQVETRYNSFGLPATLQGTSGYVNGSSYSPLGQVSQLDLATSPAAGIKHMFVANTYQDGTDRLEQTKVTDDTHPYELQELNYDYDDAGNVTDILDPATLGGTGKADNQCFTYDGYDRMTEAWTPATANCSASNRTAASLGGASPYWTSYTYTAGGLRSTQTDHTTAGSTLATYCYNDAAHVHGLTAVIPAATCTGAPTQYTYDATGNTQTRPKGTATESLGWNTENRLASVKVPSGTTTDTTNYLYDADGALLIRSDDSGETVLYLDGVTEVHLKKTGTTTAYWAQRTYTLSGMPVAVRTNQPGQPTLSWTTSDQHGTGSLAVTATGTDQTATKRYTTPFGAPRTGGTGTWPDDKGFLGKPQDNTTGLTYVGARPYDTATGRFISVDPVLNTSDDQSLNGYAYADNNPATNSDPTGLLCVRGDCNAPGAGLNGGNGPAPGDDLYDENVDYCNKHDCDHDGDPDATNGPTQDIVGDPLPPLPANNRATFLWMYNLQLQVSIKYHMHPHMESQKWAAAMQACDSTDACTAGESRAYMWAFLVALAHEDPSIVMGSARSMGGGFGEFSGFSVLGSEKDVAIFEGRFCRHSFVANTDVELADGQTKDIEDVEVGDKVITTDPDTGKTAVRLVIATIITDDDMNFTDLTVESDGTSASIVATDTHPFWVINEGRWVNAGDLAPGMRLRDDKGHAVPVLAARHFRQQQRTYDLTVDDFHTYYVLVGATPVLVHNLGGPSSPGKGDEGTRRLIGDLEAKGYIIRGTEISATAANGVNVRFDVVAEKNGALHFYDAKNGPKADFSKNQGRRGGYASIESGGGTFYGKNAADARLSGSFGPTDVEIGGYGGYPYTGRCR; encoded by the coding sequence GTGACCTCTGGCGCAGTCACCTCCGCGCTGGCGGTTTCCACCGCGTACAACATCGACGGCGCCCAGCAGTTCGTCAAAACCCCGGCAGCCGGCGGACTTCCCTCCGAACAGGTCGAAACGCGCTACAACAGCTTTGGCTTGCCGGCAACGCTGCAGGGCACCTCCGGGTACGTCAACGGATCCAGCTACTCGCCTCTTGGGCAGGTCTCCCAGTTGGACCTGGCGACATCCCCAGCGGCGGGCATCAAGCACATGTTCGTGGCCAACACCTACCAGGACGGCACCGACCGTCTGGAACAGACCAAGGTCACCGACGACACCCACCCCTACGAGCTCCAAGAGCTCAACTACGACTACGACGACGCGGGCAACGTCACCGACATCCTCGACCCCGCCACCCTCGGTGGCACCGGTAAAGCCGACAACCAGTGCTTCACCTACGACGGTTACGACCGCATGACCGAAGCCTGGACCCCGGCCACCGCCAACTGCTCCGCCAGCAACCGCACCGCGGCCAGCCTCGGTGGTGCAAGCCCCTACTGGACCTCCTACACCTACACGGCCGGCGGCCTGCGCTCCACCCAGACCGACCACACCACAGCAGGCAGCACCCTTGCGACCTACTGCTACAACGACGCCGCCCACGTCCACGGCCTGACCGCAGTCATCCCCGCGGCTACCTGCACCGGCGCACCCACCCAGTACACCTACGACGCCACCGGCAACACCCAGACCCGGCCCAAGGGCACCGCCACCGAGAGCCTCGGCTGGAACACCGAGAACCGACTCGCCAGCGTCAAGGTCCCCAGCGGGACCACCACCGACACCACGAACTACCTCTACGACGCCGACGGCGCCCTCCTCATCCGAAGCGACGACAGCGGCGAGACCGTCCTCTATCTCGACGGCGTCACCGAGGTACACCTCAAGAAGACCGGTACCACCACCGCCTACTGGGCTCAGCGCACCTACACCCTGTCCGGCATGCCGGTAGCGGTACGTACGAACCAGCCCGGACAGCCAACCCTGTCCTGGACGACAAGCGACCAGCACGGCACCGGTTCGCTCGCGGTAACCGCGACCGGCACGGACCAGACCGCCACCAAGCGCTACACCACCCCTTTCGGCGCACCACGCACCGGCGGTACGGGCACCTGGCCGGACGACAAGGGCTTCCTCGGCAAACCACAGGACAACACGACCGGCCTCACCTATGTGGGAGCCCGCCCCTACGACACCGCGACCGGCCGCTTCATCTCCGTCGACCCCGTCCTCAACACCAGCGACGACCAATCCCTCAACGGCTATGCCTATGCCGACAACAATCCCGCCACCAACAGCGACCCCACCGGACTGCTCTGCGTGCGCGGTGACTGCAACGCACCGGGAGCCGGCCTCAATGGCGGAAACGGCCCCGCGCCGGGCGACGACCTCTACGACGAAAACGTCGACTACTGCAACAAGCACGACTGCGATCACGACGGCGACCCCGACGCCACGAACGGCCCGACCCAGGACATCGTCGGAGACCCACTGCCGCCCCTTCCCGCCAACAACCGCGCCACATTCCTGTGGATGTACAACCTCCAGCTGCAAGTGTCCATCAAGTACCACATGCATCCCCACATGGAGTCTCAGAAGTGGGCTGCGGCCATGCAGGCGTGCGATTCCACGGACGCTTGCACGGCCGGCGAGAGCAGGGCCTACATGTGGGCCTTCCTCGTAGCTCTCGCACACGAGGACCCAAGCATTGTCATGGGCTCGGCGCGGTCAATGGGTGGAGGCTTCGGAGAATTCTCCGGTTTCTCGGTCCTTGGTTCAGAAAAAGACGTGGCCATATTTGAAGGCAGATTCTGTCGTCACAGTTTCGTGGCGAATACCGACGTGGAGCTGGCCGACGGACAAACCAAGGACATTGAAGACGTCGAGGTCGGCGACAAGGTCATCACGACCGATCCTGATACAGGGAAAACGGCTGTTCGTCTAGTGATAGCTACCATCATCACCGATGACGACATGAACTTCACCGACCTGACGGTGGAGTCGGATGGCACGTCTGCTTCCATCGTCGCCACGGACACGCACCCCTTCTGGGTGATCAACGAAGGTCGCTGGGTCAACGCGGGCGACCTGGCGCCCGGTATGCGACTCCGTGACGACAAGGGGCACGCGGTCCCCGTTCTGGCCGCGCGTCACTTCCGCCAGCAACAACGCACCTACGACCTCACCGTCGACGACTTCCACACGTACTATGTGCTGGTCGGCGCAACGCCGGTCCTCGTTCATAATTTGGGCGGACCTTCCTCTCCGGGCAAGGGTGACGAGGGGACTCGTCGCCTGATCGGGGACCTTGAAGCGAAGGGATACATAATTCGCGGAACGGAAATCAGCGCAACCGCTGCGAACGGAGTGAATGTGCGCTTCGACGTAGTCGCCGAAAAGAATGGTGCGCTTCATTTCTACGACGCCAAAAACGGCCCCAAGGCTGATTTCTCGAAGAATCAGGGCCGAAGGGGAGGATATGCTTCCATTGAATCAGGTGGTGGTACCTTCTACGGGAAGAATGCTGCTGATGCGCGGCTTTCTGGAAGCTTCGGGCCCACTGACGTTGAAATCGGCGGATATGGTGGCTACCCTTACACCGGTCGATGCCGCTGA
- a CDS encoding LysR family transcriptional regulator has translation MELCELRAFVVVVEEGGLSAAARRLRVSQSALSQTIGGLERRIGVKLLVRASTGVTTTDVGPPCSPRLSRCGSVR, from the coding sequence ATGGAGCTTTGTGAGCTGCGCGCGTTCGTCGTGGTCGTGGAGGAGGGCGGGCTGTCCGCCGCGGCCCGGCGGCTGCGCGTCAGCCAGTCCGCGCTGTCGCAGACGATCGGCGGCCTGGAGCGCAGGATCGGCGTGAAGCTGCTCGTCCGGGCGAGTACGGGCGTCACGACGACGGACGTGGGGCCACCCTGCTCGCCGAGGCTCTCGCGGTGCGGGTCTGTACGGTGA